A region from the Vicia villosa cultivar HV-30 ecotype Madison, WI linkage group LG3, Vvil1.0, whole genome shotgun sequence genome encodes:
- the LOC131660227 gene encoding putative pentatricopeptide repeat-containing protein At1g12700, mitochondrial isoform X2, translating to MMLNPRYAIPKFSRNPILTSSTLLLYRFFSHSQRRKSSGFHNLDAAVTRFNCMIRALSPPPTCEFDKVLGAIVRMGHYPIAISLFSQFQLRGISPSIATFTILINCFCHQTHMAFAFSLLGTILKSGYQPNMVTFNTIINGFCMNGMIFKALNFYQHLVAQGYIFDEFTYGILINGLSKNGQTRAALHLIQEMEGRSVEPNLVMYSAVIDGLCKDGLVTDALSLCSRMGDRGVLLDVVTYNSLIRGCCSVGRWQDVNQLLMRMVRENVDTDDFTFNILIDALCKEGRILEAQGVFVMMMKRGEKPDIITYNAMMDGYFLRKSVNEAKELFNGMVKRGLEPDVLNYNVLINGYCKNEMVDEALVLFKEMRRKNLVPNIATYNSLIDGLCNLHRIPHVKELLDEMRDSGQPPDVVTYNILLDALCKTRPLDEAISLFWKIVQGIWPDFYTNYVIVDNLCKGEKLKIIEDALQYLLMHHCPPNVRTYTIIINALCKDGSFDEAILLLSKMDTNDCSPDAVTFDTIIGALLKKNETDKAEKLRHEMMERGLVNIEKRFTSL from the exons ATGATGCTAAATCCAAGGTATGCCATTCCCAAATTCTCTCGCAATCCTATTCTAACTTCTTCTACATTGCTACTCTATCGCTTCTTCAGCCATTCGCAACGCCGAAAAAGTTCTGGCTTTCATAATCTTGATGCTGCTGTTACTCGTTTCAATTGCATGATTCGTGCACTTTCTCCGCCACCCACTTGTGAATTTGACAAGGTTCTAGGAGCTATTGTCAGAATGGGGCATTATCCCATTGCAATTTCGCTTTTTTCCCAGTTTCAATTAAGGGGGATTTCGCCTTCTATTGCCACTTTCACCATCTTGATTAATTGTTTTTGTCATCAAACTCATATGGCTTTTGCTTTTTCGTTATTGGGTACCATTCTTAAGAGTGGCTATCAACCTAACATGGTCACTTTTAATACAATCATTAATGGTTTTTGTATGAATGGGATGATTTTTAAAGCCTTGAACTTTTACCAACACCTAGTGGCCCAAGGGTATATTTTTGATGAATTTACTTATGGGATTTTAATCAATGGGTTGAGTAAAAACGGGCAAACTAGAGCTGCGTTACATTTGATACAAGAGATGGAGGGACGGTCGGTTGAACCCAATCTAGTTATGTATAGTGCAGTCATTGATGGACTATGCAAAGATGGACTTGTCACGGATGCGCTTAGCTTGTGTTCTCGGATGGGTGACAGGGGAGTTTTACTTGATGTTGTTACCTACAACTCTTTAATTCGTGGTTGTTGTAGCGTAGGTCGATGGCAAGATGTAAATCAATTACTGATGAGAATGGTGCGGGAAAACGTTGATACGGATGACTTTACGTTTAACATATTGATTGATGCGTTATGTAAAGAAGGAAGGATCTTAGAAGCACAGGGTGTGTTTGTTATGATGATGAAAAGAGGCGAGAAACCGGATATTATTACTTACAATGCTATGATGGAtgggtattttttaagaaaaagtgtTAACGAGGCTAAAGAACTATTCAATGGAATGGTCAAAAGAGGCTTGGAACCGGATGTTTTGAATTATAATGTCTTGATTAATGGTTATTGCAAGAATGAAATGGTTGATGAAGCGTTGGTTCTCTTTAAAGAGATGCGTCGTAAAAATTTAGTCCCTAATATTGCTACTTATAATTCACTTATCGATGGCTTATGCAATTTGCACAGAATACCACACGTGAAGGAACTTCTTGATGAAATGCGGGATAGTGGTCAACCCCCAGATGTAGTCACTTACAATATATTGTTAGATGCGCTTTGTAAAACCCGACCTCTTGACGAGGCAATCtcattattttggaagattgttCAAGGAATTTGGCCTGATTTTTACACAAACTATGTAATTGTTGACAATTTGTGCAAAGGTGAAAAGTTGAAGATTATAGAAGATGCTCTTCAATACCTTTTGATGCACCATTGTCCTCCAAATGTCCGAACATATACTATCATCATCAATGCACTTTGTAAAGATGGCTCTTTTGATGAAGCTATACTCTTACTATCAAAAATGGATACCAATGATTGCTCCCCCGATGCTGTAACTTTTGATACAATTATTGGTGCACTGCTCAAGAAAAATGAGACTGATAAAGCAGAGAAACTTCGTCATGAAATGATGGAGAGAGGTCTAGTAAATATTGAAAAAAG GTTCACTTCACTCTGA
- the LOC131657514 gene encoding peptidyl-prolyl cis-trans isomerase FKBP17-2, chloroplastic-like: MKPVVSSNKVNSTDWIATSLTRRFGLGVGLAWVGFSCFWRRLRTNQNSPRGVSRRQKRYYELKIGGGDTPRRGDLVVIDIMGKVESTGQVFVNTFEGEKKALALVMGSRPYSKGVCEGIEYVLKSMKAGGKRKVIVPPELGFRENGADLGSGVQIPPLATLEYIVQVDKVSIAPA, from the exons ATGAAACCAGTAGTTTCATCAAATAAGGTTAATTCCACAGATTGGATAGCCACTTCCTTGACTAGACGGTTCGGCCTCGGAGTTGGTCTTGCATGGGTTGGGTTTTCTTGCTTTTGGCGTCGTCTCAGAACAAATCAAAACTCGCCTCGAG GAGTGTCGAGGAGGCAGAAGAG GTATTATGAATTGAAGATTGGTGGCGGGGATACACCGAGGCGAGGCGATTTGGTTGTGATTGATATAATGGGAAAAGTCGAAAGCACGGGTCAAGTGTTTGTGAACACATTTGAAGGGGAGAAGAAAGCATTGGCACTAGTAATGGGGTCAAGGCCATATAGTAAAGGAGTGTGTGAAGGGATAGAATATGTGCTGAAAAGTATGAAGGCAGGAGGGAAGAGGAAGGTGATAGTGCCACCTGAATTGGGATTTAGAGAGAATGGTGCTGATTTAGGCTCTGGTGTGCAGATTCCTCCACTTGCAACACTTGAATATATTGTTCAAGTTGATAAAGTTTCCATTGCACCAGCTTGA
- the LOC131660227 gene encoding putative pentatricopeptide repeat-containing protein At1g12700, mitochondrial isoform X1 encodes MMLNPRYAIPKFSRNPILTSSTLLLYRFFSHSQRRKSSGFHNLDAAVTRFNCMIRALSPPPTCEFDKVLGAIVRMGHYPIAISLFSQFQLRGISPSIATFTILINCFCHQTHMAFAFSLLGTILKSGYQPNMVTFNTIINGFCMNGMIFKALNFYQHLVAQGYIFDEFTYGILINGLSKNGQTRAALHLIQEMEGRSVEPNLVMYSAVIDGLCKDGLVTDALSLCSRMGDRGVLLDVVTYNSLIRGCCSVGRWQDVNQLLMRMVRENVDTDDFTFNILIDALCKEGRILEAQGVFVMMMKRGEKPDIITYNAMMDGYFLRKSVNEAKELFNGMVKRGLEPDVLNYNVLINGYCKNEMVDEALVLFKEMRRKNLVPNIATYNSLIDGLCNLHRIPHVKELLDEMRDSGQPPDVVTYNILLDALCKTRPLDEAISLFWKIVQGIWPDFYTNYVIVDNLCKGEKLKIIEDALQYLLMHHCPPNVRTYTIIINALCKDGSFDEAILLLSKMDTNDCSPDAVTFDTIIGALLKKNETDKAEKLRHEMMERGLVNIEKRLMCEQGGNL; translated from the exons ATGATGCTAAATCCAAGGTATGCCATTCCCAAATTCTCTCGCAATCCTATTCTAACTTCTTCTACATTGCTACTCTATCGCTTCTTCAGCCATTCGCAACGCCGAAAAAGTTCTGGCTTTCATAATCTTGATGCTGCTGTTACTCGTTTCAATTGCATGATTCGTGCACTTTCTCCGCCACCCACTTGTGAATTTGACAAGGTTCTAGGAGCTATTGTCAGAATGGGGCATTATCCCATTGCAATTTCGCTTTTTTCCCAGTTTCAATTAAGGGGGATTTCGCCTTCTATTGCCACTTTCACCATCTTGATTAATTGTTTTTGTCATCAAACTCATATGGCTTTTGCTTTTTCGTTATTGGGTACCATTCTTAAGAGTGGCTATCAACCTAACATGGTCACTTTTAATACAATCATTAATGGTTTTTGTATGAATGGGATGATTTTTAAAGCCTTGAACTTTTACCAACACCTAGTGGCCCAAGGGTATATTTTTGATGAATTTACTTATGGGATTTTAATCAATGGGTTGAGTAAAAACGGGCAAACTAGAGCTGCGTTACATTTGATACAAGAGATGGAGGGACGGTCGGTTGAACCCAATCTAGTTATGTATAGTGCAGTCATTGATGGACTATGCAAAGATGGACTTGTCACGGATGCGCTTAGCTTGTGTTCTCGGATGGGTGACAGGGGAGTTTTACTTGATGTTGTTACCTACAACTCTTTAATTCGTGGTTGTTGTAGCGTAGGTCGATGGCAAGATGTAAATCAATTACTGATGAGAATGGTGCGGGAAAACGTTGATACGGATGACTTTACGTTTAACATATTGATTGATGCGTTATGTAAAGAAGGAAGGATCTTAGAAGCACAGGGTGTGTTTGTTATGATGATGAAAAGAGGCGAGAAACCGGATATTATTACTTACAATGCTATGATGGAtgggtattttttaagaaaaagtgtTAACGAGGCTAAAGAACTATTCAATGGAATGGTCAAAAGAGGCTTGGAACCGGATGTTTTGAATTATAATGTCTTGATTAATGGTTATTGCAAGAATGAAATGGTTGATGAAGCGTTGGTTCTCTTTAAAGAGATGCGTCGTAAAAATTTAGTCCCTAATATTGCTACTTATAATTCACTTATCGATGGCTTATGCAATTTGCACAGAATACCACACGTGAAGGAACTTCTTGATGAAATGCGGGATAGTGGTCAACCCCCAGATGTAGTCACTTACAATATATTGTTAGATGCGCTTTGTAAAACCCGACCTCTTGACGAGGCAATCtcattattttggaagattgttCAAGGAATTTGGCCTGATTTTTACACAAACTATGTAATTGTTGACAATTTGTGCAAAGGTGAAAAGTTGAAGATTATAGAAGATGCTCTTCAATACCTTTTGATGCACCATTGTCCTCCAAATGTCCGAACATATACTATCATCATCAATGCACTTTGTAAAGATGGCTCTTTTGATGAAGCTATACTCTTACTATCAAAAATGGATACCAATGATTGCTCCCCCGATGCTGTAACTTTTGATACAATTATTGGTGCACTGCTCAAGAAAAATGAGACTGATAAAGCAGAGAAACTTCGTCATGAAATGATGGAGAGAGGTCTAGTAAATATTGAAAAAAG GTTGATGTGCGAACAGGGAGGGAATCTGTGA